Proteins encoded in a region of the Ursus arctos isolate Adak ecotype North America unplaced genomic scaffold, UrsArc2.0 scaffold_2, whole genome shotgun sequence genome:
- the LOC125283445 gene encoding olfactory receptor 1F1 produces MRGANESRVSEFLLLGLSKEPQQQHLLSVLFLTMYLATVLGNLLILLAIGVDSRLHVPMYFFLGNLSFTDICFSSTTVPKMLANHILGTQTISFSGCLTQMYFVFMFVDMDNFLLAVMAYDRFVAICHPLRYSTKMTQQLCALLVAGSWAIANLNVLLHTLLMARLSFCADSAIPHYFCDVTPLLKLSCSDTHLNEMMILTEGSLIMIAPFICILASYVLITCAVLRVPSTKGRWKAFSTCGSHLAVVSLFYGTIIAVYFNPLSSHSSEKDTAATVMYTVVTPMLNPFIYSLRNRDLKRALGKVVDRKTFSV; encoded by the coding sequence ATGAGAGGGGCAAACGAGTCCAGGGTCTCTGAGTTCCTCCTCCTCGGGCTTTCCAAGgagccccagcagcagcacctCCTCTCCGTGCTCTTCCTGACCATGTACTTGGCCACGGTCCTGGGAAACCTGCTCATCCTCCTGGCCATCGGCGTGGACTCCCGCCTGCATgtccccatgtacttcttcctcggCAACCTGTCCTTTACGGACATCTGCTTCTCCTCCACcactgtccccaagatgctggcCAACCACATTCTCGGGACTCAGACCATCTCCTTTTCCGGATGTCTCACACAGATGTATTTTGTATTCATGTTTGTGGACATGGACAATTTCCTCctggctgtgatggcctatgaccgcttcgTTGCCATATGCCACCCCTTACGCTACTCAACAAAGATGACCCAGCAGCTCTGTGCCCTGCTGGTCGCTGGGTCATGGGCCATTGCCAATCTGAATGTTCTGTTGCATACCCTGCTGATGGCTCGACTCTCGTTCTGTGCAGACAGTGCCATCCCCCACTACTTCTGTGATGTGACGCCCCTCCTGAAACTCTCCTGCTCCGACACACACCTCAATGAGATGATGATTCTGACCGAGGGTTCTCTGATCATGATTGCTCCATTTATTTGCATCCTGGCTTCATATGTCCTTATTACCTGTGCTGTCCTGAGAGTCCCATCCACAAAGGGAAGATGgaaagccttctccacctgtggCTCCCACCTGGCCGTGGTTTCTCTCTTCTATGGCACCATCATTGCTGTGTATTTCAACCCTTTGTCCTCACACTCTTCTGAGAAGGACACCGCAGCTACTGTGATGTACACAGTGGtgacccccatgctgaaccccttcatctacagcctgaggaacagggaCTTGAAAAGGGCTCTTGGAAAAGTGGTTGACAGGAAAACGTTTTCTGTCTGA
- the LOC113249936 gene encoding olfactory receptor 1F1-like: protein MRGANESRVSEFLLLGLSKEPQQQHLLSVLFLTMYLATVLGNLLILLAIGVDSRLHVPMYFFLGNLSFTDICFSSTTVPKMLANHILGTQTISFSGCLTQMYFLFELADMDNFLLAVMAYDHFVAICHPLRYSTKMTQQLCALLVAGSWAIASLHALLHTLLMAQLSFCADSAIPHYFCDVTPLLKLSCSDTHLNEMMILTEGSLIMIAPFICILASYVLITCAVLRVPSTKGRWKAFSTCGSHLAVVSLFYGTIIAVYFNPLSSHSSEKDTAATVMYTVVTPMLNPFIYSLRNRDLKGALRKMMGRTRYS, encoded by the coding sequence ATGAGAGGGGCAAACGAGTCCAGGGTCTCTGAGTTCCTCCTCCTCGGGCTTTCCAAGgagccccagcagcagcacctCCTCTCCGTGCTCTTCCTGACCATGTACTTGGCCACGGTCCTGGGAAACCTGCTCATCCTCCTGGCCATCGGCGTGGACTCCCGCCTGCATgtccccatgtacttcttcctcggCAACCTGTCCTTTACGGACATCTGCTTCTCCTCCACcactgtccccaagatgctggcCAACCACATTCTCGGGACTCAGACCATCTCCTTTTCCGGGTGTCTCACacagatgtattttctctttgaactTGCTGACATGGACAATTTCCTCctggctgtgatggcctatgaccacTTCGTTGCCATATGCCACCCCTTACGCTACTCAACAAAGATGACCCAGCAGCTCTGTGCCCTGCTGGTCGCTGGGTCATGGGCCATCGCCAGTCTGCATGCTTTGTTGCATACCCTGCTGATGGCTCAACTCTCGTTCTGTGCAGACAGTGCCATCCCCCACTACTTCTGTGATGTGACGCCCCTCCTGAAACTCTCCTGCTCCGACACACACCTCAATGAGATGATGATTCTGACCGAGGGTTCTCTGATCATGATTGCTCCATTTATTTGCATCCTGGCTTCATATGTCCTTATTACCTGTGCTGTCCTGAGAGTCCCATCCACAAAGGGAAGATGgaaagccttctccacctgtggCTCCCACCTGGCCGTGGTTTCTCTCTTCTATGGCACCATCATTGCTGTGTATTTCAACCCTTTGTCCTCACACTCTTCTGAGAAGGACACCGCAGCTACTGTGATGTACACAGTGGtgacccccatgctgaaccccttcatctacagcctgaggaacagggaCTTGAAAGGGGCCTTACGAAAAATGATGGGCAGGACGAGATACTCTTAG
- the LOC113249816 gene encoding olfactory receptor 1F1-like, with protein sequence MRGANESRVSEFLLLGLSKEPQQQHLLSMLFLTMYLATVLGNLLILLAIGVDSRLHVPMYFFLGNLSFTDICFSSTTVPKMLANHILGTQTISFSGCLTQMYFVFMFMDMDNFLLAVMAYDRFVAICHPLRYSTKMTQQLCALLVAGSWVIANLDVLLHTLLMARLSFCADNAIPHYFCDVTPLLKLSCSDTHLNEMMILFEAGLIMIAPFICILASYVLITCAVLRVPSTKGRWKAFSTCGSHLAVVSLFYGTIIAVYFNPLFSHLAEVDIAAAVMFTVVTPMLNPFIYSLRNKDIKGALGKVVAVKFFLLGNEMG encoded by the coding sequence ATGAGAGGGGCAAACGAGTCCAGGGTCTCTGAGTTCCTCCTCCTCGGGCTTTCCAAGgagccccagcagcagcacctCCTCTCCATGCTCTTCCTGACCATGTACTTGGCCACGGTCCTGGGAAACCTGCTCATCCTCCTGGCCATCGGCGTGGACTCCCGCCTGCATgtccccatgtacttcttcctcggCAACCTGTCCTTTACGGACATCTGCTTCTCCTCCACcactgtccccaagatgctggcCAACCACATACTCGGGACTCAGACCATCTCCTTTTCCGGGTGTCTCACACAGATGTATTTTGTATTCATGTTCATGGACATGGACAATTTCCTCctggctgtgatggcctatgaccgcttcgTTGCCATATGCCACCCCTTACGCTACTCAACAAAGATGACCCAGCAGCTCTGTGCCCTGCTGGTCGCTGGGTCATGGGTCATTGCCAACCTGGATGTCCTATTGCATACCCTGCTGATGGCTCGACTCTCGTTCTGTGCAGACAATGCCATCCCCCACTACTTCTGTGATGTGACGCCCCTCCTGAAACTCTCCTGCTCCGACACACACCTCAATGAGATGATGATTCTTTTCGAAGCAGGGTTGATCATGATCGCTCCATTTATTTGCATCCTGGCTTCATATGTCCTTATTACCTGTGCTGTCCTGAGAGTCCCATCCACAAAGGGAAGATGgaaagccttctccacctgtggCTCCCACCTGGCCGTGGTTTCTCTCTTCTATGGCACCATCATTGCTGTGTATTTCAACCCTTTATTCTCCCACTTAGCTGAGGTAGATATAGCAGCTGCTGTGATGTTCACAGTGGtgacccccatgctgaaccccttcatttaCAGCCTTAGAAACAAGGACATAAAAGGGGCTCTTGGAAAAGTGGTTGCTGTGAAATTTTTTCTACTTGGTAATGAAATGGGCTAA